A window of Microcystis aeruginosa FD4 contains these coding sequences:
- a CDS encoding IS607 family transposase: MKLSDYAKKKGISYDTAWRMWNRGQLQGERLPTGTIIIFEDDRSCGENKVAIYARVSSSENKSNLETQAKRLEAYCRAKGYQIVRVVKEVGSGVNEHRKLLLKLLEQTDYNLIVVEHKDRLSRVGFNYLKVFLTQTNRELEVVNLAEERKDDLRQDFVSIITSFCARLYSLRRRNRKTECLIKCLEENDEISSKTSN, from the coding sequence ATGAAACTATCAGATTATGCTAAGAAGAAAGGGATCAGTTATGACACTGCTTGGAGAATGTGGAATCGAGGGCAGTTACAAGGAGAACGTCTTCCTACAGGAACAATTATTATTTTTGAAGATGACCGTTCTTGCGGTGAAAATAAAGTAGCTATTTATGCGCGAGTTTCTAGTTCAGAAAATAAATCTAACTTAGAGACTCAGGCAAAAAGATTGGAAGCTTATTGTAGGGCGAAAGGCTATCAAATTGTTCGAGTAGTTAAAGAAGTAGGAAGTGGAGTCAATGAGCATCGAAAGCTATTATTAAAACTTCTAGAACAAACTGATTATAATTTGATTGTCGTAGAACATAAAGATCGTTTAAGCAGAGTAGGGTTTAATTATCTGAAAGTTTTTTTAACTCAAACAAATAGAGAGCTAGAGGTCGTTAATCTAGCAGAAGAAAGAAAAGACGATTTAAGGCAAGACTTCGTGAGCATAATTACCTCATTTTGCGCTCGATTATACTCATTAAGACGACGAAATAGAAAGACAGAATGTTTAATTAAATGCCTTGAGGAGAATGATGAAATTAGTTCAAAAACATCTAATTAA
- a CDS encoding phosphomannose isomerase type II C-terminal cupin domain, giving the protein MDDLINDPSPSPQEIEMTRTPPWGTVTVLEEGPRYRINRIVIKPGHHMSTQMHYHRSEHWIVVSGTARVICDEKETLLKQKESTYVPMNTRHRVENPGSIPLVMIEVQNGEYLGDDDIHRFDDRE; this is encoded by the coding sequence ATGGATGACTTAATTAATGATCCCTCCCCTTCTCCCCAAGAAATAGAAATGACGCGGACTCCCCCTTGGGGAACGGTGACGGTATTGGAGGAAGGTCCCCGGTATCGCATCAATCGCATTGTCATTAAACCCGGTCATCACATGAGTACCCAAATGCACTACCATCGCAGTGAACACTGGATTGTCGTCTCCGGTACAGCGCGGGTAATCTGTGATGAAAAAGAAACTCTCCTCAAACAAAAAGAATCTACCTATGTTCCCATGAATACCCGTCATCGGGTGGAAAACCCCGGTTCTATTCCTTTGGTGATGATCGAGGTGCAAAATGGCGAATATTTAGGCGATGATGATATTCACCGTTTTGATGATCGAGAATAG
- the cobU gene encoding bifunctional adenosylcobinamide kinase/adenosylcobinamide-phosphate guanylyltransferase: MDEKIILVTGAARSGKSEWAEYLAKISQKPVIYIATSSVDEKDQEWCDRIERHRQRRSPQWQTQEIPRQLSETIDNSPFSHCLLIDSLGTWVANCLEMSAAEWLEIRDRFLHSLKNAAVDVILVAEETGWGVVPAYPLGRLFRDRLGDLCRRIGTIADAVYLVTGGHALNLSQLGQSLSIIGQ, encoded by the coding sequence GTGGATGAAAAAATTATCCTGGTGACAGGGGCTGCCCGTTCTGGGAAAAGTGAATGGGCCGAATATTTAGCCAAAATCAGCCAAAAACCCGTTATTTATATCGCCACCTCCTCGGTGGATGAAAAAGATCAAGAATGGTGCGATCGCATTGAAAGACACCGGCAGCGACGTTCCCCCCAATGGCAAACCCAAGAAATTCCCCGACAATTAAGCGAAACTATTGATAATAGCCCATTTTCTCACTGTTTATTGATCGATTCCCTCGGTACTTGGGTAGCCAATTGTTTAGAAATGTCGGCAGCCGAATGGTTAGAAATCCGCGATCGATTCTTGCATTCCCTCAAAAATGCGGCGGTTGATGTTATTCTGGTAGCGGAAGAAACTGGTTGGGGTGTGGTTCCCGCTTATCCCCTCGGTCGTCTGTTTCGCGATCGTTTAGGCGATCTCTGTCGTAGAATTGGCACAATAGCAGACGCGGTTTATCTAGTTACCGGCGGCCATGCTCTTAATTTAAGTCAATTGGGTCAGTCTTTGTCGATAATTGGGCAGTAG
- the leuD gene encoding 3-isopropylmalate dehydratase small subunit, whose translation MSQVKTISGRALPLRGNDIDTDRIIPARFLRCITFEGLGEQVFADDRAALQGSHPFDLPQYQGAKILVVNGNFGCGSSREHAPQAILRWGIQAIIGESFAEIFFGNCIANGVPCVTAEAKTIAHLQDLIAANPEIPVDLSLRTMTVEWGDFVATVSMNEGSRQMLIEGGWDTCGQLLQNLDLIQSTAQKLPYLSFV comes from the coding sequence ATGAGTCAAGTTAAAACCATCTCCGGACGAGCTTTACCCTTGCGAGGCAACGATATTGACACCGATCGCATTATTCCGGCTCGTTTTTTGCGTTGTATCACCTTTGAAGGTTTAGGAGAACAAGTGTTCGCCGATGATCGAGCCGCTCTACAGGGAAGTCATCCTTTCGATCTACCCCAGTACCAAGGAGCGAAAATTTTGGTAGTTAATGGTAATTTTGGTTGTGGCTCTTCTCGGGAACACGCACCGCAAGCGATTTTACGTTGGGGAATTCAAGCAATTATCGGGGAAAGTTTCGCCGAAATATTTTTTGGCAATTGTATCGCTAATGGGGTTCCCTGTGTCACTGCTGAGGCTAAAACCATCGCGCATTTACAGGATTTAATTGCAGCTAATCCCGAAATTCCCGTCGATCTTTCTTTGAGGACTATGACGGTGGAATGGGGGGATTTTGTCGCTACCGTCTCTATGAATGAAGGTTCCCGACAGATGTTAATAGAAGGGGGTTGGGATACCTGCGGACAGCTTTTACAAAATCTCGATCTAATTCAATCTACCGCACAAAAGTTACCCTATTTAAGTTTCGTTTAG
- a CDS encoding AAA family ATPase, producing the protein MKLLSIKLCNFRQFYGKTPEIHLAASSRNTTVIYGNNGAGKTTILNACTWVLYEKFTAAFAEPELLVNKRAITEVTTGTSIECSAEVNFEHENKRYQVKRKFFAYQDVNSKIQYGQNSLYMLYAGDDGNWYAPHQPPEDIINQILPESLHRYFFFDGEYIDHQFRSSSQGKIAEDTKELLGVKVLDRAIEHLKKARKSLQDELKDLGESDLKKLLKQESKIEQDLEKLTQRQQDIITQLSQQEELKKAVTNRLLELSGAEELKQLKEKLEQQERNLRQDLVRTKDKLKKLISQQAYQVFLKEINQNFQQLIDRLRQQGELPSGIKKQFVQQLLERKKCICGQELQENSQAYLQVQNWMNKAGMADVEEAAIRLSSTVKEMDKKVLDFWQEVDNYQANIHQWRLELSLVESELDEVRDKFRHYPDEDIKNLQSRLDAIEDSLKDLRLEQGSNKNQLDIYEKELEYLQKQVQKQQQKEEKYNLGQRRILATQEAINRISEVRQRLENQFRLSLEKRVQEIFSSISFTPYIPRISPDYEVRLLENTTGFAIPVAASTGENQILSLSFIGGIIDRVREGRQKNTLMGIDSSTFPLVMDSPFGSLDHIYRRQVAIAIPKLANQLIVLVTKTQWRGEVETEISPYIGKEYVLVYNSPKADCQEDLINLHGVDYSLVKRSPNNFEYTEIIEVNRF; encoded by the coding sequence ATGAAACTACTATCAATAAAGTTATGTAATTTTCGACAATTTTATGGTAAGACTCCTGAGATACATTTAGCGGCAAGTTCTCGCAATACAACGGTAATTTATGGCAATAATGGGGCAGGAAAAACAACCATTTTAAATGCTTGTACTTGGGTGCTTTATGAAAAATTTACAGCAGCTTTTGCCGAACCAGAGTTATTAGTTAATAAACGGGCAATTACAGAAGTAACCACGGGAACCTCCATAGAATGTTCCGCAGAAGTGAACTTTGAACATGAAAATAAACGCTATCAGGTAAAACGAAAATTTTTCGCCTACCAAGATGTAAATAGTAAAATTCAATACGGTCAAAATAGTTTATATATGCTCTACGCTGGTGATGATGGCAATTGGTACGCACCCCATCAACCCCCGGAGGATATTATTAATCAAATTTTACCCGAAAGTTTACACCGTTATTTCTTTTTTGACGGGGAATATATCGATCATCAATTTCGCAGTAGTAGCCAAGGTAAAATCGCAGAAGATACAAAGGAATTATTGGGAGTTAAAGTATTAGATCGAGCGATCGAGCATTTAAAAAAAGCTAGAAAATCTTTACAAGATGAGCTTAAAGATTTAGGGGAATCGGATTTAAAAAAGTTATTAAAACAGGAAAGTAAAATTGAGCAGGATTTAGAGAAGTTAACCCAGCGTCAGCAGGATATTATTACCCAGTTATCCCAGCAAGAAGAATTAAAAAAAGCCGTGACTAATCGCTTATTAGAGTTAAGTGGTGCCGAAGAATTAAAACAGTTAAAAGAAAAATTAGAACAACAGGAAAGAAATCTGCGGCAAGATTTAGTCAGAACTAAGGATAAGTTAAAGAAATTAATTTCCCAGCAAGCTTATCAAGTCTTTTTAAAAGAAATTAATCAAAATTTTCAGCAATTAATCGATCGCCTACGACAACAAGGGGAATTACCCAGTGGGATTAAAAAGCAATTTGTCCAACAACTATTAGAGCGGAAAAAATGTATTTGTGGCCAGGAATTACAGGAGAATAGCCAAGCTTATTTACAGGTACAAAATTGGATGAATAAAGCAGGGATGGCCGATGTGGAAGAAGCAGCTATTCGCTTATCTTCCACAGTCAAAGAAATGGATAAAAAAGTCTTAGATTTTTGGCAAGAAGTGGATAATTATCAAGCTAATATTCACCAATGGCGCTTAGAATTATCTTTAGTAGAATCAGAATTAGATGAAGTGCGGGATAAATTTCGCCATTATCCCGATGAAGATATTAAAAATCTGCAATCTCGCTTAGATGCGATCGAGGATTCCCTAAAAGATTTACGCTTGGAACAGGGCAGCAATAAAAATCAACTAGATATCTATGAAAAAGAGTTAGAATACCTGCAAAAACAGGTACAAAAACAGCAACAAAAAGAGGAAAAATATAATTTAGGACAACGACGTATTTTAGCGACTCAAGAGGCAATTAATCGCATTAGTGAGGTAAGACAGAGATTAGAAAATCAGTTTCGTTTGTCCTTAGAAAAACGGGTACAGGAAATCTTTAGCTCAATTTCTTTTACTCCCTATATTCCCCGTATTAGTCCCGATTACGAGGTAAGATTATTAGAAAATACCACAGGATTTGCCATTCCCGTGGCAGCTTCCACTGGAGAAAATCAGATTCTCAGTTTATCTTTTATCGGGGGAATTATCGATCGAGTGCGCGAAGGTCGTCAGAAAAATACTTTGATGGGAATTGATAGCAGCACTTTTCCTCTGGTGATGGATTCCCCTTTTGGTAGTCTCGATCATATCTATCGTCGGCAAGTGGCGATCGCTATTCCTAAATTAGCCAATCAGTTAATTGTTTTAGTGACAAAAACTCAATGGAGAGGAGAAGTAGAAACCGAGATTTCTCCCTATATTGGCAAAGAATATGTGTTAGTTTATAATTCTCCGAAAGCGGATTGTCAAGAGGATTTAATTAATCTTCATGGTGTTGATTATTCTCTGGTGAAACGCAGTCCTAATAATTTTGAATATACGGAAATTATCGAAGTTAATCGATTCTAA
- a CDS encoding FUSC family protein, with the protein MLLQRFGFLLRPSGDIEIERGIRTLLAIAVPIIIGDILARSELGLMVGLAAQILILADVGGLYCLRAKTLVATTIGMALALIIGTLASAWLGLTVGIVFCGLFLAGYLTVYGENGALAGVVISLLLLFAVSLPSGDMVVALQRAGIAVLGGGWTIFLALFIWPFRPNQPLRQVTAENFQGIATYLRSLPLHSRSNANEEPYFDKIRQLLLRSRKTVTLTRRGRWGKSELRELLIVLIEDSDRINTSLIALRELLHLHPLPQLTTVGILLEDILVQVAEISENIAWLILGRNKEPDCERLQLLLKAIEQQKNLQAKVLENAGDDYSSYVAISQLNNRLKKLFKQLKIASETAQHLRQSEDFSDKKNPRQRNFEGIEKEYGQEKAWWEPLKSNFNLESPLFRHGLRLGLGSALGVLIYHKLGITHSFWIGLTLVIVLKPDFSLTFQRFFNRVFGTILGSFFVLALLRIIDNPLWLEIIGVISIAIALTLVRFHYSLAVFFITIFALIISRLDTSNDGINLEYIRIVYTLIGSALAFVLSFGFLRVNEDERFSLAAIKALEANQIYFQSVMAVYLGESSYQTASLSSHRNKARRANTTMQTALQRLIDDPSTPFPQMEPAITLSNYIPRFGRGVTVLLTELEQYRGSPPHPNLSLFTQQITQALTQLTEALQANNPPLPLPPLEDTLEEVLDHLQELREERLVEIGNQQEGTNLQKYLGDYNIVTTELVELSSRVGVMNTAIDRFIRS; encoded by the coding sequence ATGCTACTTCAGCGATTTGGTTTTTTATTGCGTCCTAGTGGCGATATCGAGATCGAGCGGGGGATTCGGACTTTATTAGCGATCGCGGTACCGATTATTATCGGTGATATTTTAGCTCGGTCAGAATTGGGTTTAATGGTCGGTTTAGCGGCTCAAATCTTGATTTTAGCCGATGTGGGGGGACTTTACTGCCTGAGAGCGAAAACCCTAGTCGCTACGACTATCGGGATGGCTCTAGCTTTGATTATCGGCACATTAGCCAGTGCTTGGTTAGGATTGACCGTAGGGATAGTTTTTTGCGGTTTGTTTCTAGCGGGTTATTTGACGGTTTACGGGGAAAATGGGGCGTTAGCTGGGGTAGTAATCAGTTTATTGCTGCTTTTTGCTGTTTCTTTGCCATCGGGAGATATGGTCGTCGCTTTACAACGGGCCGGAATCGCTGTGTTGGGAGGGGGATGGACAATTTTTTTAGCCCTGTTTATCTGGCCTTTTCGCCCTAATCAGCCTTTACGTCAGGTAACGGCGGAAAATTTTCAGGGTATCGCCACCTATCTCCGCTCTTTGCCTTTACACTCTCGTTCTAATGCTAATGAGGAGCCATATTTTGACAAAATCCGCCAGCTGTTGCTACGTTCTAGGAAAACTGTCACCTTGACGCGTCGGGGACGTTGGGGAAAAAGTGAGCTGCGGGAATTGTTAATCGTCTTGATCGAAGATAGCGATCGCATTAATACCAGCTTAATCGCGCTGCGAGAATTGCTTCATCTTCATCCCTTGCCACAACTGACGACGGTGGGTATTTTATTAGAAGATATTCTCGTGCAAGTGGCGGAAATTAGCGAAAATATTGCCTGGTTAATTTTGGGTAGAAATAAAGAACCCGATTGTGAGCGCTTGCAGCTATTACTCAAGGCGATCGAGCAACAAAAAAACCTGCAAGCTAAAGTTTTAGAAAATGCTGGGGATGATTATAGCAGTTATGTGGCAATTTCGCAATTAAATAATCGTTTAAAAAAATTATTTAAACAGCTAAAAATAGCCAGTGAAACAGCGCAACATTTGCGGCAAAGCGAGGACTTTTCAGATAAAAAAAATCCCCGGCAGCGGAACTTTGAAGGAATAGAAAAAGAGTACGGTCAAGAAAAAGCTTGGTGGGAACCATTAAAATCTAATTTTAATCTAGAATCGCCCCTATTTCGTCATGGTTTACGCTTGGGTTTGGGAAGTGCGCTAGGAGTCTTGATTTACCATAAGCTAGGAATTACCCATAGTTTTTGGATTGGTTTAACCTTAGTTATTGTGTTAAAACCAGATTTTAGCTTGACTTTTCAACGCTTTTTTAATCGGGTGTTTGGCACGATTTTAGGCTCGTTTTTTGTTTTGGCATTGTTGCGAATTATAGATAATCCGCTCTGGTTAGAAATTATTGGGGTTATTTCTATAGCGATCGCTTTAACTTTGGTGCGATTTCACTATAGTTTAGCCGTATTTTTTATCACAATTTTTGCTTTAATTATCAGTCGTCTCGATACCAGCAATGACGGGATTAATTTAGAGTATATCAGAATAGTTTATACTTTAATCGGTAGTGCTTTAGCTTTTGTACTTTCCTTCGGTTTTTTACGGGTTAATGAAGATGAACGTTTTTCTCTCGCTGCCATTAAAGCATTAGAAGCTAATCAAATATATTTTCAGTCAGTTATGGCAGTTTATTTAGGAGAATCATCCTATCAAACTGCAAGTTTATCTTCCCATCGCAATAAAGCTCGACGAGCAAATACAACTATGCAAACAGCCCTACAAAGATTAATTGATGATCCTAGCACACCTTTTCCACAAATGGAACCAGCAATCACTTTAAGTAATTATATTCCCCGTTTTGGTCGCGGGGTGACAGTTTTATTGACGGAATTGGAACAATATCGCGGTAGTCCTCCCCATCCTAATCTCAGTCTGTTCACGCAACAAATAACCCAAGCTTTGACACAATTAACCGAAGCTTTGCAAGCAAATAATCCTCCTCTTCCCTTACCTCCCCTGGAAGACACTTTAGAAGAAGTCCTCGATCATTTGCAAGAATTGCGAGAGGAAAGGTTAGTGGAAATTGGCAATCAACAGGAGGGAACTAATCTCCAGAAATATTTAGGGGATTATAATATTGTCACCACGGAACTTGTGGAATTATCCAGTCGTGTTGGGGTAATGAACACAGCAATCGATCGTTTTATTAGAAGTTAA
- a CDS encoding Ig-like domain-containing protein → MKRLAWFDRLVLASILALIAAISSILIQGNQVPTRGENFSWQGRKIGVRDNYFTLSFNRPIDRSDVETSLVINPPLRSKISWAGDRLTYTLTELPIYGKKYQVKLPIAQGEDLIGEFYSHDRAFAYIGVNQEERGRLIVCNIIQGANNVTELKKTILTPADLVVTDFQIYPTGERILFSAFDRSDLGRDTPKQQLYTITTGLNHDEHGQNLPSGRIERFLDAKTYQNLRFNLSDNGKTLIVQRINHGNPGDASLWVISDDGQSRPLGIQGDNFLLSPDGKKAVVSQTGGVAVIPLDVQAGKPQFLPTYEKILAFSRDGRQKLMVKSEPDNQRSLFLLNDQGESRLLLRTANPIISCEFEPRQEKTLYCLKSDLVMGSDGKVKEEPFLAIIELKTAKMMPLLALPNYRDVQMSMSPDGVALLFDQLVTTPFGVRNDLVTGEGSSIADGRLWLLPLPDQFSPNSTPKILPQELNAGFKPRWLP, encoded by the coding sequence ATGAAAAGATTAGCTTGGTTCGATCGCTTAGTGTTAGCGAGTATTTTGGCTTTAATTGCCGCGATATCGTCGATTTTGATCCAGGGAAATCAAGTTCCTACCCGAGGGGAGAATTTTAGCTGGCAAGGGCGAAAAATCGGCGTTAGGGACAATTATTTTACTTTAAGTTTTAATCGACCGATTGACCGTTCAGACGTGGAAACCAGCTTGGTGATCAATCCTCCCTTGCGGAGTAAAATTAGCTGGGCTGGCGATCGCTTGACCTATACTTTGACGGAATTGCCCATCTACGGCAAAAAATATCAAGTAAAGTTACCCATTGCCCAAGGTGAGGACTTGATCGGCGAATTTTACAGCCACGATCGAGCTTTTGCCTATATTGGAGTCAACCAAGAGGAAAGAGGCCGTTTAATCGTCTGTAATATCATTCAGGGGGCAAATAACGTCACAGAACTGAAAAAAACCATCCTTACCCCTGCGGATTTGGTGGTCACGGATTTTCAAATCTATCCGACGGGGGAGAGAATTTTATTCTCGGCCTTCGATCGCTCTGACTTAGGACGAGATACCCCAAAACAGCAACTTTACACAATTACCACGGGGTTAAATCATGACGAACATGGTCAAAATTTGCCCAGTGGTCGTATAGAAAGGTTTTTAGACGCAAAAACCTATCAAAATCTTCGCTTTAATCTCTCAGATAACGGCAAAACCCTAATTGTGCAGAGAATTAATCATGGGAATCCGGGGGATGCCAGTTTATGGGTAATCAGCGATGATGGACAATCGCGACCGTTAGGAATACAAGGGGATAATTTTTTACTATCTCCCGACGGGAAAAAAGCGGTTGTCAGTCAAACGGGAGGGGTAGCGGTGATTCCTTTGGATGTCCAAGCGGGAAAACCGCAATTTTTGCCTACCTACGAGAAAATACTCGCTTTTTCCCGGGATGGTCGCCAAAAATTAATGGTGAAATCAGAACCAGATAATCAGCGATCGCTATTTTTGCTCAACGATCAGGGAGAGTCAAGACTACTATTAAGAACAGCTAATCCGATTATTAGCTGTGAATTTGAACCGCGACAAGAAAAAACCCTTTACTGTCTGAAAAGCGATCTGGTCATGGGCAGCGATGGCAAAGTGAAAGAAGAACCTTTTTTAGCGATTATTGAGCTAAAAACGGCTAAAATGATGCCCCTGCTGGCCTTACCTAATTATCGTGACGTGCAGATGAGTATGTCTCCCGATGGCGTGGCCTTATTATTTGATCAGTTAGTAACCACACCCTTTGGAGTCAGAAATGATCTAGTCACCGGGGAGGGGTCGAGCATTGCCGATGGTCGTCTTTGGTTATTACCACTCCCTGATCAATTCAGTCCCAATAGCACCCCGAAAATTTTACCTCAAGAACTCAACGCTGGTTTTAAACCCCGTTGGCTGCCCTAA
- a CDS encoding DNA-directed RNA polymerase subunit omega → MSKRFKFDSSEMIYLTDKLMNAASNRYSIVVQVARRAKRVRYDTVENIDDPMIKPVQRALMEMTDELTEPELLRD, encoded by the coding sequence ATGTCCAAACGGTTTAAATTCGACTCCTCCGAGATGATTTATCTCACCGATAAACTGATGAATGCGGCCAGCAATCGTTACTCCATCGTCGTGCAAGTCGCTAGACGGGCCAAACGCGTCCGCTACGATACCGTAGAAAATATCGACGACCCGATGATTAAACCCGTCCAACGGGCCCTGATGGAAATGACCGACGAATTAACCGAACCGGAATTATTACGCGATTAA
- a CDS encoding transposase, with product MATSKLVKPHTPHPTPHTLSPLKDFFSKPYLDRGFFSIAVIRWLQALKIPFIMPAIIRGKTGGIKQFIQGNKSYQTTSTMGKDQNNCVTFDLWIVCQYKKGKRNQQGIQYFAYVVYLPSIKLDYIHTAYRQRFGIETSYRIKNICRLKTTNKKPVIRLLFIGISFLLVNIWINLLWRKVCFPRRGGRLIYRELFTFQQMLSFLRQAVDKIYQVVDTIYLFAFWLIAIVFFLRHKFS from the coding sequence TTGGCCACCTCAAAACTGGTAAAACCCCACACCCCACACCCTACACCCCACACCCTGTCCCCACTAAAAGACTTTTTCAGCAAACCCTATTTAGACCGAGGCTTTTTTAGTATTGCTGTTATTCGTTGGTTACAAGCTTTAAAAATCCCTTTCATTATGCCAGCAATTATCCGAGGTAAAACAGGGGGAATTAAGCAATTTATTCAAGGAAATAAAAGTTATCAAACTACTTCCACTATGGGGAAAGACCAAAATAATTGTGTAACTTTTGATTTATGGATAGTTTGTCAATATAAAAAAGGCAAGAGAAACCAGCAGGGAATTCAATATTTTGCTTATGTCGTTTATTTACCATCTATTAAACTAGATTATATTCATACTGCCTATCGTCAGCGGTTTGGGATTGAGACTAGCTATAGAATTAAAAATATTTGTCGCCTTAAAACCACTAATAAAAAGCCAGTTATTCGTTTATTATTTATCGGAATTTCCTTTCTTCTTGTTAATATTTGGATTAATTTATTATGGCGAAAAGTTTGTTTTCCGAGACGGGGTGGACGCTTAATTTATCGAGAGTTATTTACTTTTCAACAAATGCTATCGTTTTTAAGGCAAGCCGTTGATAAAATCTATCAAGTTGTTGATACTATCTATCTATTTGCCTTCTGGCTAATAGCAATAGTCTTTTTTCTTAGACATAAGTTTTCTTAA
- a CDS encoding phage tail sheath family protein — translation MPQYLSPGVYVEEVPSAVKAIAGVSTSIPGFIGIVPDKIHLVAKEPTTPGSTKFVDFAPPPAKIAKLITNWTQFTKFFGDLIGDETKAATADANPAINPGHQHLAHAVYGFFNNGGSSCYVVRIVDNTQLDDALKAFAAIDPISLVAIPGNTDDAIRDKVVAHCQATGDRFAILDGPSTADDLTTLTKIPADSGVMPKRTDLAAWYFPWIKVFDPATKLQNPSGDGSLIVPPSGHLAGVYARVDNERGVFKAPANEVIFGAQNVSQPLSKADQDNLNPKGVNCIRVLNGNILVWGARTVGGDDNADLKYINVRRTLLFLRESIDEGTQWVVFEPNTPALWQQITRNVSAFLTNVWRSGALFGNTAQEAFYVKCDAENNPPELRELGQVVTEIGVAIVRPAEFVIFRISQMAQTS, via the coding sequence ATGCCTCAATATCTTTCTCCGGGCGTTTATGTTGAAGAAGTACCTTCAGCAGTCAAAGCGATCGCCGGAGTTAGCACCAGCATCCCCGGATTTATTGGAATTGTACCAGACAAAATCCACCTGGTCGCCAAAGAGCCGACAACGCCAGGAAGCACTAAGTTTGTGGACTTTGCGCCGCCGCCGGCCAAGATAGCTAAATTGATTACCAATTGGACCCAATTTACCAAATTCTTTGGCGATCTAATCGGCGACGAAACAAAGGCAGCAACGGCAGATGCCAATCCTGCCATTAATCCTGGACACCAACACCTGGCTCACGCAGTTTACGGATTTTTCAACAATGGCGGCAGCAGTTGCTATGTAGTGCGGATTGTTGACAATACACAACTTGATGATGCTCTCAAAGCTTTTGCCGCGATCGATCCAATTTCACTGGTAGCAATCCCAGGAAACACCGATGACGCGATCCGAGATAAAGTGGTAGCTCATTGTCAAGCCACTGGCGATCGCTTTGCCATCTTAGATGGGCCATCAACGGCTGACGATTTAACCACTCTGACCAAAATTCCGGCTGACTCAGGAGTCATGCCGAAAAGAACCGATTTGGCCGCCTGGTATTTCCCCTGGATCAAGGTTTTTGACCCAGCGACTAAACTACAAAATCCTAGTGGTGATGGGTCGCTCATTGTCCCCCCTAGTGGACATCTGGCAGGAGTCTATGCTCGCGTTGACAACGAGCGGGGAGTCTTCAAAGCACCGGCCAATGAGGTAATTTTTGGCGCACAAAACGTGAGCCAGCCCCTCAGTAAAGCTGACCAGGATAACTTGAATCCTAAAGGAGTCAACTGCATCCGCGTCCTCAATGGCAACATCCTAGTCTGGGGAGCCAGAACCGTCGGCGGCGATGACAATGCTGACTTGAAATACATCAACGTCCGCCGCACCCTGCTCTTTCTGAGGGAATCGATTGACGAAGGCACCCAGTGGGTGGTCTTCGAGCCGAATACTCCCGCCCTCTGGCAACAAATTACCCGCAACGTTTCGGCATTCCTCACCAATGTCTGGCGCTCGGGGGCTTTGTTTGGCAATACAGCCCAGGAGGCGTTTTACGTCAAGTGCGATGCCGAAAACAATCCGCCCGAGTTGCGCGAATTGGGCCAAGTCGTCACGGAAATTGGCGTGGCGATTGTCCGTCCGGCTGAATTTGTCATCTTCCGCATCAGCCAGATGGCCCAAACCAGCTAA